Within Engraulis encrasicolus isolate BLACKSEA-1 chromosome 8, IST_EnEncr_1.0, whole genome shotgun sequence, the genomic segment TGCACAGAGAAGTGTGTTATATTTTTTGGCCATTAAgcttttatttttgtgacaggacagttcaGAAGgtcacaggaagtgagtggggagagagagacgaggagggctcggcaaatgacctggaccagtggtgtagtctacacagaacgcaggtatacggagtatacccacgtctaaatttcagggatttcagtatccccacttaaaattgattgacccattgttttgaatggcaaaaatatatacagtatacccacttcaaagaaatctcaaatatacagtatacccacaataaaaaagtagactacaccactgacctggGCCGAACTccaacccaggtcgccggcgtagcagacCAGTGCCCAGCCAATACAGACAGGACAGGGCCATAAACTTTTCAAATACTGCATGTTATCTGGTACATAGCAGAGTTCATATTCATTTGAAATATACTactaaatatatataggcctactaaatgcttTTCTTTgagtaaataaaaatgtttttttactttGTCAACTACACCACTCTAGTAAGGTAGAATagattatatttatttttttatatattatgtTTCCAAGAATATAATTATGACAGTTACTGTAAAGTACCTCAGCACCTATCTGCTAGCTATCTAGTAGCCTGTTAGCATCGGACAACGTTTTTAATAATGATAtttgcatttctagtttgtgtATAGCAGACAGCCCGGGAGACAGACCatttaaacagcaaacattttCCCTGACTGTAGGGAATGATGAAACAGGCCTGTGGGTAATAATTACTGGAACTTGGCGTCATTATATGTTGTTTTGTTTCTTCCCTAACTGGTGTATCTCTTCGGAATGGTCAGCTGCTTAGTGCCCAGCGCGACATAAACAGTCAAGGACCTCCATAACACATAATCAGTTGTAAAATGAAACTGTGCAGAGACATGATATCATAGCACTGGGACCAATTATACCGGCCATTTTAATGAGCAATTCTTCACTTGTGTGGCCAGTTATGGTACTCGAAACAGTTGCAATTATAATTGAGCTGTGTGGCCTACAGCTTAGCCTGGAGGCCTGCAGATCAGACTGGTTGTTGCTTGTTAACCCAGTACTTTATAGAGAAAAGAAAATACAGTAAATAAGTACATTTCATTTATAAAGAACATCTACAGTGCAACAGTGCAAACACTCTTTAACAGTCTGGCAGGTGTGAATTGACTCACTTCTGAGTGTAAGCTACCCTTCTCGGCTCTTCTCACTATCCACCTTGTCGGACTTGAACAGTTGAATCACATGAACTTTAATCTCTTTTGTCCTCATGCCGTAAATAATGGGATTACAAGAGCTGGGTATGAGGAGGTACCCTAAACTGGACAAAACCTTTAAATCAGGGGGCACCGTGGGCACCCTGTATCCAATGAACGCAACCAAAACACTGGAGTAGGCGACGCAGATCACTGTCAAATGCGTGGTGCAGGTGTGGATGGCTTTTTGACGGGACTCCCCCGACGGATTGGTGAAGATGACTATGAAAACGATGATGTAGGTCAGAGCGATGAGAATGCAGTCGCTGGTGGTGAGAGCGAAGGCCACGGTGCCAGCCATGTAGTTACGCAGTACATTTCCACAGCCCAGTTTAACAAGCGAGGTGTGTTCGCACAGGCAGTGGTAGATTGTGTCCGTGTGGCAAAAAGTCAGTGGGATGAACAAGCCCACTTTCACCACAATGGTCAGGGTGTTACGGAAGGCGAGGGCAGCCGTGAAAATGATGGAGTTTCTCAGGTTGACAATGCTGTGGTATCTCAAAGGCCAACATATGGCAAAAAATCGATCGACAGCCATCTGGAGGAGAATGCTACTCTGAAAACAACCGCACCAGTGCACCAAAAACATTTGTATGAGGCATTCCTCTTTGCGGACATCGTTTCTGCCTGACGCAAAACTAATCACCATCCTTGGTAGAATAAACATTGGAAAGAAGAAGCATGTCAGTGTTAGGGATCCTATTAATAGATACATGGGTTCATGCAGCTTTTTCTGCGTTGCGATGACAAAGGTGACAATGCCATTGGCTGCAGTCATGTAAAGcaaaaggaagaggaaaggaatggagagCAGGCGCCGGTGCTCCCCGAGGCTGGTGAATCCTGTCAGGTAGAAGACCTTGTGGGAGTTATTGCCTGGTCTGTAGTCCATCTCAGGTGTTAAGATTTACCCCTACCACCTACCAAaagaaagacacgcacgcacgcatgcacacacacacacacacacccacccacccacacacacacacacacacagtagacacattGCTGTTACACAGATATGCATGATACAGTACATCAGGGtctcagcagagagagtagagagagagaggttccattggcccattgtttcctggttctattatggccccccttaggcagacctaggcagacctaaggactgttctattcattgtaggagcattatgacacggccctttaggcagaccggaacctggtcgcgttaggtgcccatagaaacctattatgttggcatatctctatacttaaagaatctctggtctcaGTTTGAAGTTTAAATCCACAGTGCCATATTATTATTATCCCATATTAAGATTTAGTGAATCTACTATCACAGCTCACGTTTCCTGTTAAGACCCTATTTACAAAATACATTACACAGTCTACTGTAAATACCTACTGCAATAACCATTACACACATGTACCGTACAATAGCAGCTATTCAGTAATCAGCCTATTTATACAGCCCTCAGCCAGCATTGCTAGAGACAATCAGTACAAAACTAAAAACAATACATTGTAGTACAATCGACCAAAGGACATAATAACTGTACGGTGAGTTTGTCTGTTGTGATTTGAAGGTTAGCTAGTCAGGTGGCTTGAACGGCTCCAGTGAGTCTCTATGCCAAACACCACAGGAGACCCGAATGGCTCTGGGCCACTGGCAAACTGATGCTCCCAAAAAGATAGTGtacttacagtgagtccaatatgtatttgatcccttgctgattttgttggtttgcctactaacaaagacatgatcagtcaataaatgttatgataatatgtattctaatatggagagacagaatatcaaaaagaaaatccagaaattaactgaagagaatatatattaatttatttccatttcatcgagccaaataagtatttgatcccctgacaactgattacagttccaggcccacagaccagatgggcacttccgatcaacttgtcatctgaattaaagacacctgtacatactaacatgcataaaagacacattgaatcagcagaatcagtccatagtatgagtgaatcagtcacactccaacctcaccagcatgggaaagaccaaagagcggttaaattatatcagggacacgattttagacctgaacaaagattaaatgggctgcaaagccacaagaaagagactgagtattaatgacccagctgttgatgcatttcttccaaaatgcgaggaatacaaaatgactatccatcagcctgtctggggttctatacaagatttgaccttttgtagggatttgataatcatgagaacagaaagaaatcaccctagagctgtacgggatgcactaggcaatgatatcaaagctactgggaccaaaatcactgagaaaactactggtagcacttaatgccacagaggtttaaaatcctgtactgcacacatggtacctctacttcagaaggaacctgtgcagtcccacttgaggtttgccaacggacatcagactggtttaggatatgataagaaggtgctgtagtcagatgaaaccaaaatcaagctgtttggcattatcacaattcaatgtgttttgagaaagagtactgctgtctatgatcccaagaacaccctcctcaccatcatgcatgaaagtggtatcattatggtttgagtgtgtttgtctggccaatgcacagggcaacttcacatcgtcaacgaatggatggagggagacatgtaatgtgcaatcctgagtgcaaacgtccttccctccaccactacactgaagggtgggccatttttggatctcccaacatgacaataatacacaacatacagtcaaagcaacgaaggagtggctctataagaagcatattaaagttgtgaagtggcctagacagtctccaaatattaaccctatagtaattctatggagagaactgaacctcccatttaccaagctacagccacaaactattaatgttttagagataatgtgcaaagaaaaatgggcaaaaatattttctactatatgcacaaacattgtcatcaactaaaagaagcatctgacctcagtgctagacaactaggactttgccacaaagcactttatcttcttttgctagaggggtcaaatacttatttgcctaaattaaatacaaataaattaaaatatattattttaagttattctctggaatttctttttgatattctgtctctccatgtttgaatacatattatcataaatttatagactgatcatgtctttattagtgggcaaaccggcaaaatcatcAAGGGAttaaatacatattggactcactgtataaacACACTACACTGCTCTCCCATGATGGCTGCCTTGGCCTGTTGTCCTATCAAATACCGTCGCCTATGACGTAGGCCTAGTTTTGCGTTGGGGATTTGACAtgccaaaaaaaaagaagtacctGGTTGTAAAAAACAAGGCCTACTAAACAAAttgtcattttgttttattgATTATATTGAGTCACATATGCCAGCCCATCAAAATGTAATGACATGATTCCTATAAATTTCAGCATGGCCTAGAGTATGAGAAATGCATGTGGTTGGTCCCTTACCGATGGCATGGTTCCTATAACTCTGTGGCCTGCAGATCCGTTCCAAAAATGGCTGCTTCCCCTTTTAGGTGTTTCAAAGTCtttctaataggcctacatcattttgTAATTGACCTTATTAATAGGGCCTTTCTTTAAGTTTTGCAAGTGGGCAGCCCAGAACAGACTTTCTGGTTGTGTGCACTCTGCACGAGGCCATGTTATGTTGATCTGTCAATTCACTGATCAGAAACCAGTTTGCTTTTTGGAGCCTTTTCATATGACGTTATTACCttgatttttaaagtgtttttaaagtgtACTTTATATCCATTAATAATGACTTTTTGTTGTTTGCTAGTTTTTTATTAGCtggtcattttattttattttattttattgctcTGCCACCGGCCTCTCAACTGAGCAAGATCTTAAAGTGAGAAAGGCATTTGCATGGAGGGCTCTGAACagtatggccagtgtatggaactccaatctccccctTCAAATCATGCTTAGCTTTttgtaaccaacgaaatcctgtatgagggaataccaagggtgagcgagaagattgctGTAAGGACATTGAGAGTTGCATGACATTGCCAAaagcacccagaactgccagccagcaagctggtgctgtgggaaccatcGCGTGGGCGccagttaagaggacgtcccacactaaaatatttggacatactcaagaaggacgcaggaacctagagtaccagcgaattgaaaagatgtatagagaattgggatgactggaagcgacgatggaaggctcgtctaaggacgacctagagagagaggcCTCCCCAGCCCTATTGACTTGAATGGGCAGAGTGGGTCAGAAAAAGGCAAGTTGGAGGAGTGGTTCATAGAAAACGCGTAAAAGTATGCACTGCCATGTGTCTCCCCTGCCTTCCCTTTTCATAGACAAATATCCTAGGCTGGAAATCAGACCAAGACAGAACTGAATGGGAATCAATGGGCTGAAAATGTTCTAAGTCCAACTTGACTTGAAAACAATGGGAGATATTTATTGTCATGTTTTGCTATGCTGGACCTCAGGCTTGCGACCAGCCAGCCTCGAGTGCTGCGAGCCGGGCAGGCGGTTGCGGGTTCATGCCCCACTCTCTCCAGAGGTGTTAGAACTGAATAAGAGTCACTGGGAGGGACCGCACCACGGTGGAACTTGGTGCAGTTTCACCGACCTGCCAGGAAACGTTTACCTGGCCTGGAGGGGTCTCAAAGCGGGTGGCCTATGAGTAATTGGAGCCCCTTTTCCTCTTGGCAGTCCTGAGGTGTCTGAAAACGTTTAGCCGGCCTGGAGATGTAACTGGCCGATCAGGCAGCGCAAAGGACCCACTTTCTACTATGTCTGATGTACAGAGTTGTCTTTTTTATATGTCAATACTTGTACGTAGCAGTTCCTTGTGGGCACAAGACACAAGGGGACATCTTCTGCTTACACTGCACACACTGTTCGCCGTCCCTCTGTCCCATATATCCCGAAGTGAGAAGGCATATGTAGCGCATCAGGCGTTGGTGCTGATGCTGCCTGTGGAGGATGGACAATTTCACCCTGCCCAACTTCTCAGAGCTGCAGGACAAGGTTCTCCCTGAAGGTCTTCTGGGATAAGGGCTTCGCTCCCCTGTATTTCATCACTTCTTTGTGGAGGAGGAATGTGTTGACGATAGTGATGTCAATGAAATGGTAGAGGTAAGATCAGTACCACCTCCTCGTCTTGTGCCAAATTGAGTAGTAGCCTATTAGGGCATCTGACAAGTCCACACCGCCCATGTTTTTGTTATATTCCTGCACGGCTGGAGGGTCGGGCACGTTTTCCACCCTCCATCTGCCATCTATCTTCACCCTCCACTGTATGGTGTTGCCGAAGCTGTGGGGCTTGGTGAATGCTGGAACACATTTGAACCATGTGTCTTTCCATTGACCAAACACCAGTTGCCCCTCCCGTATCCAACGGATGGTACCCCTTGGGTTGCTCGCGAATGGTACCACAGGCCCACATCTTCCTCTCAGCAAGCAGTTGCCATAACAGCATTGAGCTTGTATAAAACATGTCCACAAACAGCTTGTACCCTGTACCCAAAACTGGAGAGGACACTATAGCTCCATAACAACATGATGACTCAGGCCTTTTCCAGATCCAGCTTGGCTTTCATCCATCATAAACGATGAAGTCCCAGGTGTAGCCGGACTGGGAGTCGGCCAGCACAAACAGCTTATACTCCCATTTTACAGTCTTATCTCTCATATATCTTCCTATTCCTAGTCCTATTCTGGCCCATGAGGCGATCATGCGTTCGTCTATGCTGATAATCTGGCCAGATTGGAAGTTGACCCGAgtctagacccgaaacgtttgtcccctgtctgtcggttttatttacttttttcggctttgtttaatacagtttttgattctgcattcagctccagtgtgcaactcctttcttccctttcatCAGGTTGGAAGTTGGCCATGCAGTTCTGCCGGATACCGCAGACCATGGGCTTTATGTTATGAGGCCGGTCATATGTAGAGAGTTACTtctgcacaatccctggtgctgaacaaaaagattccatattttttgaaaaggtttgcacactcctttggatggtgaatctgaggaagaccgagaggtcgaaacgtcattgccaatgaatgaatgaacaaaaagaagaaaaaataacttaaagaagaaaaaaatccaaaggagtgtgcaaaccttttttcaaaaaatacataATCTTTTtgctcagcaccagggattgtgcagaagtaactctctacaactgCCCTTTTTGGTTGCCATGATCTCGTCCTCTTCAGGATCAGTGAAGGTGAAGattggtagcctagaaatctagacgcccctagaggccggtttagctcgctaggctagaaGATTGGTGGAAATTCGTCTGGACATGGTTGAGATGGGCAAGGGgaagctataggcctacaattatgACCTCCTTCAGTAGTCTGTAAGAGCTGGTGCGTGAACAAGGCCCATCTAAATAATCAGTGATAGGTACAATAGCTGAACATGTCTGCCATGGTCAGTTCTTCCCAATCCAACCCATGCCTCCGTCTCCCAAATTGATTTGTGTTGTTGTGGATAATTTGTAAAACTGCCTCAGAGATAAAAAGGAGGCATGAATCCAAGATATTATAATTTGCCCCGGTATGACTTgaagaccaggggcctcatgtacaaagacttaTGTAGActtcctactgaatctttgcgtaatgctgtgtccagaccaagagcgaactacgctgcctggtagcatgggtagcagaagaagtttcgccttgaattcgctgtattcgctgcagacgcagcattgacatgtttgattcagctaattacataacggctctggcttgacagcctgggacattcggagatatgaacggtCTGATTGGTTTTTGCCGAACAGCATTAGAGCAAAtttgcctgcgattagatttagtttaatcgtcaaaattcgctctggtcgcgcaagaagcttcgctcctggcgaattcgctttgacTTCCGTCGTTtcattcgctcctggtctgtacacggcagaAGTGAATGTCTGAAAAGATACATTTTGCACCTAAAATTTTAAATGTATTAGTCTATGCACAAACAGGTTTTCATGTCGATGCATGTAGTATGTCCGATGTCAAATTAAATTTTGTTGtgtaaatgaggccccaggtgtaCGAGTTGGTCTAAAGATCGGTTGTTGTGGAAGGATATCCTGTGCCTTGATGTCCTACCATCCACATTGATCTCCAATTCCGGACATcactctgcccctgcccctgcctctgcctctgcctcggcTCCTGCCTGCTCCTCTCACAACAATCCTCTCCGCTGGAGGTGCGTTGTCGTCTCTGTCATCAATTTTCAGAAAGTTTCTTGACATTATGCCAATATATCTAGTACTGTATCTCTATCAATATGCTCTTGAAAATGTAACTCAGATACTGGACTTTAGTCAACTTTTGTGCTCAGTGGATGAATCACACCGTAAAGATATGGCGGTAGTCGGGCAGGGTTTAAACTGTTACACCGCAATAAGtttattcaccccccccccaccagctGAACATGGCAAATTCGCTGGAACAGCAAGCTTATTGGACATTGCACCTGTCGGCGGGTGCTGACCGTTGACTGGTTAAGATGTTTTGTTTACTGGACCTGTCCTTGTTCCTGATTTAGTGACAAGTGCTGCAAATACTTCACTAATCCATACGAAACTGGCAGGGAGCAAAATACTTAATGTGTCATATGGACATCCAGCTTATAAACAATGCAGTCAGTTGAATTTCACAACAGCTTGATACTTTTGTGAAGACAGAATGTCGAATGTATGTCTTAATCAGCAGCATTTTTATTAGCAACTGAACACAAGCACATTTTTGTTACAGGCAAATGCTATATTGAAAATTCACATTCAGCAACCTTCTGACAGAAAAGAATGTAGTATTGTTGAAATTGGTGT encodes:
- the LOC134453908 gene encoding olfactory receptor 52Z1P-like, giving the protein MDYRPGNNSHKVFYLTGFTSLGEHRRLLSIPFLFLLLYMTAANGIVTFVIATQKKLHEPMYLLIGSLTLTCFFFPMFILPRMVISFASGRNDVRKEECLIQMFLVHWCGCFQSSILLQMAVDRFFAICWPLRYHSIVNLRNSIIFTAALAFRNTLTIVVKVGLFIPLTFCHTDTIYHCLCEHTSLVKLGCGNVLRNYMAGTVAFALTTSDCILIALTYIIVFIVIFTNPSGESRQKAIHTCTTHLTVICVAYSSVLVAFIGYRVPTVPPDLKVLSSLGYLLIPSSCNPIIYGMRTKEIKVHVIQLFKSDKVDSEKSREG